The following coding sequences are from one Syngnathus acus chromosome 12, fSynAcu1.2, whole genome shotgun sequence window:
- the gnaz gene encoding guanine nucleotide-binding protein G(z) subunit alpha — MGCRQSSEEKEAARRSRRIDRHLRSESQRQRREIKLLLLGTSNSGKSTIVKQMKIIHSGGFNLEACKEYKPLILYNAIDSLTRIIRALTTLKIDFHNPDRAYDAVQLFALTGPAESKGEITPELLGVMKRLWADSGVQECFQRSNEYHLEDNTAYYLNDLDRISAPEYIPTVEDILRSRDMTTGIVENKFTFKELTFKMVDVGGQRSERKKWIHCFEGVTAIIFCVELSGYDLKLYEDNQTSRMAESLRLFDSICNNNWFTNTSLILFLNKKDLLAEKIKRIPLTVCFPDYKGQNTYEEAAVYVQRQFEDLNRNKETKEIYSHFTCATDTSNIQFVFDAVTDVIIQNNLKYIGLC, encoded by the exons ATGGGATGCCGTCAGAGCTCGGAGGAGAAGGAAGCGGCTCGGCGCTCGCGGCGAATCGACCGCCACTTGCGATCGGAGAGTCAGCGGCAGAGACGTGAGATCAAGTTATTGCTGCTGGGCACCAGCAACTCCGGCAAGAGTACCATCGTCAAGCAGATGAAGATCATCCACAGCGGCGGCTTCAACCTTGAGGCCTGCAAGGAGTACAAGCCCCTCATCCTGTACAACGCCATCGACTCGCTCACCCGCATCATCCGTGCCCTGACCACCCTTAAGATTGACTTTCACAATCCCGATCGCGCCTACGACGCTGTGCAACTCTTTGCCCTCACGGGGCCGGCGGAAAGCAAGGGAGAGATCACTCCGGAGTTGCTGGGAGTCATGAAACGCCTCTGGGCAGACTCTGGGGTCCAGGAGTGTTTTCAGCGATCCAATGAGTACCACTTAGAGGACAATACCGCTTACTACCTAAACGACCTGGACCGCATTTCTGCGCCCGAGTACATCCCGACGGTGGAGGACATTCTGCGATCCCGAGACATGACCACTGGCATTGTAGAGAACAAGTTCACCTTCAAGGAGCTCACCTTCAAGATGGTAGACGTAGGCGGACAGCGATCCGAGAGAAAGAAGTGGATCCATTGTTTCGAGGGCGTGACagcaatcattttctgtgttGAACTGAGCGGCTATGACCTCAAACTCTACGAGGACAACCAGACG AGCCGAATGGCCGAGAGCTTGCGTCTCTTCGACTCCATctgcaacaacaactggttcacCAACACTTCgctcatcctcttcctcaacAAGAAGGACCTGTTGGCTGAGAAGATCAAACGCATTCCCCTGACAGTCTGCTTCCCCGACTACAAGGGCCAGAACACCTACGAGGAAGCCGCCGTCTACGTTCAGCGGCAGTTTGAGGACCTCAACCGCAACAAGGAGACCAAGGAGATTTACTCACACTTCACCTGCGCTACCGACACCAGCAACATCCAGTTTGTGTTTGACGCTGTCACGGACGTGATCATCCAGAACAATCTCAAGTACATCGGGTTGTGCTAG
- the slc5a1 gene encoding sodium/glucose cotransporter 1: MDFEFSLAKSNAGNKTKTSAIANAADISVIVIYFVVVLAVGIWAMIRTNRSTVGGFFLAGRSMIWWPIGASLFASNIGSGHFVGIAGTGAATGIAIGGFEWNALIIVVLLGWLFVPIYIKAGVVTMPEYLKKRFGGQRIRIYLSVLSLFLYIFTKISADMFSGAIFINQALGINIYLAVVMLLLITALYTVTGGLAAVIYTDTLQTIIMIVGSFVLMGFAFHKVGGYSNIEERYMNAIPSITGNFSEKCYKPRDDAFHLFRDPITGDLPWPGLVFGLSIQALWYWCTDQVIVQRCLSAKNLSHVKAGCILCGYLKLLPMFLMVFPGMISRILYTEEVACVDPDECLKHCGTKVGCSNIAYPKLVLDLMPDGLRGLMLSVMMASLMSSLTSIFNSASTLFTMDVYTKIRSDATERELMIAGRVFIVGLIGVSIAWIPVVQSAQSGHLFDYIQAITSYLAPPVSAVFILAIFCKRVNESGAFYGLFIGLLIGLSRMITEFAYGTGSCVEPSKCPTIICGVHYLYFSIILFAISCVVIIGVSLVTEPIPDKHLYRLCWSLRNSNEERIDMEKDDWKENVNNSTVIEEPKEEPGFCKKALEAFCGLDQKKAPTLSEEEQAELQKKLTDTSEIPLWRNIVNINAVILLGVAVFFHGFYG; encoded by the exons ATGGATTTTGAATTCTCCTTGGCGAAGAGCAATGCGGGAAACAAAACGAAAACGTCGGCCATTGCTAATGCTGCTGATATATCTGTCATTGTGATATATTTTGTGGTGGTCTTGGCTGTTGGAATATGG GCCATGATTCGCACCAACCGCTCCACTGTGGGTGGCTTCTTCCTGGCAGGCAGAAGTATGATTTGGTGGCCG ATCGGAGCATCTCTTTTTGCCAGTAACATCGGAAGCGGGCACTTTGTGGGAATTGCCGGGACGGGGGCGGCCACCGGAATAGCCATTGGTGGATTTGAATGGAAT GCTCTCATTATCGTGGTTTTGCTGGGTTGGCTTTTTGTGCCTATCTACATTAAAGCTGGG GTGGTCACCATGCCCGAGTACCTGAAGAAGAGGTTTGGCGGGCAGCGCATTCGTATCTACCTCTCTGTGCTCTCCCTCTTTCTGTACATTTTCACCAAAATCTCA GCGGACATGTTTTCCGGCGCCATTTTCATCAACCAGGCACTGGGCATAAATATCTATTTGGCCGTCGTGATGTTGCTACTGATTACGGCGTTGTATACCGTCACAG GTGGCTTGGCGGCAGTGATCTACACAGACACCTTACAGACCATCATTATGATAGTCGGATCATTTGTTCTTATGGGCTTTg CCTTCCATAAAGTGGGCGGCTATTCAAACATAGAGGAACGCTACATGAACGCCATTCCCTCCATTACGGGGAACTTCAGTGAGAAATGCTACAAGCCTCGAGATGACGCTTTCCACCTTTTTAGGGACCCCATCACAGGAGACTTGCCATGGCCCGGCCTGGTTTTTGGACTCTCTATCCAAGCCTTGTGGTACTGGTGCACGGATCAG GTGATCGTGCAGCGTTGCCTTTCCGCTAAGAATTTATCCCACGTTAAAGCCGGTTGCATCTTATGTGGCTATTTGAAGCTCTTGCCCATGTTCCTGATGGTCTTCCCCGGAATGATCAGCAGGATCCTCTACACTG AGGAGGTCGCCTGCGTGGACCCGGATGAATGTCTAAAACACTGCGGCACCAAAGTGGGCTGCAGCAACATTGCTTATCCCAAATTGGTGTTGGATCTGATGCCCGACG GTCTGCGTGGTCTTATGCTGTCGGTCATGATGGCCTCTCTTATGAGTTCCCTGACCTCCATCTTCAACAGCGCCAGTACCCTCTTCACCATGGACGTCTACACCAAGATCCGTAGCGACGCCACCGAGAGGGAGCTCATGATCGCCGGCAG gGTTTTTATCGTGGGGCTGATTGGCGTGAGCATCGCGTGGATCCCCGTGGTGCAGTCGGCCCAGAGCGGTCATCTCTTTGACTACATCCAGGCCATCACAAGCTATCTGGCGCCGCCCGTGTCTGCCGTTTTTATACTGGCTATTTTCTGCAAGCGAGTCAATGAGTCT GGTGCCTTTTACGGGCTCTTCATCGGCCTCCTGATCGGCCTTTCCAGGATGATTACCGAGTTTGCTTACGGCACGGGCAGCTGCGTGGAGCCCAGTAAATGTCCCACTATCATATGTGGTGTTCACTACCTCTACTTCAGCATCATCCTTTTTGCGATCTCCTGCGTAGTCATTATCGGCGTCTCTCTCGTGACCGAACCCATCCCCGACAAACAC TTATATCGACTATGTTGGAGCCTGAGGAACAGTAATGAAGAGAGGATTGACATGGAGAAAGACGactggaaagaaaatgtcaacaacagTACGGTAATAGAAG aACCAAAGGAAGAACCAGGCTTCTGCAAGAAGGCGCTAGAGGCTTTCTGCGGCCTGGATCAGAAAAAAGCTCCAACGCTGAGTGAGGAGGAGCAGGCCGAGTTGCAGAAGAAGCTCACAGACACATCTGAAATACCACTATGGAGGAATATTGTCAACATCAACGCAGTCATCCTCCTTGGTGtggctgttttctttcatggATTTTATGGATAA